The genomic window ACCGGTGGGCTGACCGCCGGGCGGCTGTGTGGTTTGGCCGGTCGAGTGCTCGCGGCGGCGTCGATGACGGCAGGGGCCAGCTTTTGCGAAACCTTTGCCCTACTACACCAATCCCATAGTTTGCCGGCCCGCAAATCCTTCGTGACCACCCTCCGGGCCTACCGTGGCGGCGGCATGACCAAAGATGTGATCTACCTGCGCGGGCTTCGCGACTTGCTGGCGTATCTTGCCCGCGGACACGATCTCGAACCGCTATACGCCGGCAAGTTTGGGCTGCAACATTTGCCATACGTTCAAGAAATGCGCCGTCGCGGGATTGTCAGAGCCCCCGGTGTGTTGCCTCGCTTTTGGAATCACCCGGGCGCGCGAGAACGACTCGAAGCCTGTCGCCGCTTATCCGTCGTCGAACTACTGGAGCAATGAACATGAAGATCGGATTCGTCGTCAACGACGTCAACACTGAACAAGCGGTTTACACCACCACACGCCTAGCCTTGGCGGCTACCAACATGGGGCACACAGCGTATCTGTTGGGCGTGGGGGACTTTGTCTACGATCCGAACGGATCCATCCACGCCCATGCCAAAACCGCCAGCGGGGACGATTTCGATTCTCTGGAAGACTACCTGGCGTCGGTTCAAGACAAGCAAAATGAACGCATCAAGGTCGCGCTCGACGACCTGGACGTGCTGTTGCTGCGCAACGATCCGGCCGACGATGCGGTCGAGCGTCCCTGGGCCCAGAACAGCGGAATGTTATTCGGGCAACTGGCGGCCGCGCGAGGAGTGATCGTCCTGAACGATCCGGAGAACCTGGTAAACGCCATCAACAAAACCTATTTCCAGCACTTTCCTGAACAGGTTCGCCCCAAGACCTGTATCAGTCGCGACCCTGCGGAAATCAAGCGGTTCATCAAGGACCAGCACGACAAAGCGGTGATCAAACCACTTCAAGGCTCGGGCGGCCAAAGCGTGTTTTTGATCGATGAAGACGAACAAGCCAACATCAACCAGATGATCGACGCGGTACTTCGCGACGGCTACTGCATCGTGCAAGAATACCTGCCGGCCGCCGTCAACGGAGACGTGCGGATGTTCGTCATGAACGGTCGTCCGCTGATGCAAGATGGCCATTACGCTGCCTTCCGCCGCGTCAACAACACCGGCGATGCTCGCAGCAATATGCATTCGGGCGGCAAGAGCGAAGCGGTAGAGGTGACCGACCAAATGCTGCAACTGGTCGAAATGGTGCGGCCCAAACTCGTCCGCGATGGGATGTTTCTGGTCGGTTTGGATATCGTCGACGACAAACTGATGGAAATCAACGTCTTCAGCCCCGGTGGCCTGGGCAGCAGCCAACACCACACCGGGGTCGACTTTTCCGAAACCATCATCCGCGACTTGGAACGCAAGGTCAAATACAAGGAATACTACGGCGAGGGAATCCGCAACGTGGATCTGGCCACGCTGTAGAGGCTCATCCCGCTGGAGGGACCGCCTCGCTGTAAGGATTCGCCTCGCCAGCCCCTTTTCATCGCCAGACACCTTGACCGCAATCATTTCGCTGCGGCACACCATTTGCACCGTAGTCTCCTCGCACTGGAGTTAGTCCGTGCCTGGCCAACCGGCACGGCCTGTCAAACGGATCCCCCTAAGGAGAAACAATGGTTACCAAACAAGAATTAAGCGGCAGCTGGAACAAAGTTGTGGGCACCGTCAAAGAAAAGTACGGACAGATCAGCGACAATGAATTGCGGCAAGTCGAAGGCAACGTCGACCAATTGGTGGGGCTGGTGCAGCGTAAGACCGGCCAGAGCCGCGAGCAGATCGAAGCCATGTTGGACGAATGCTGCCAATCGTCCGACTCCGCCGTGCAGCGAGCCAAGGACAGCGCGTCGCAGTACGCCGAGGGCGCTGGCGAATACGTGCGTGAACAGTATCAGCAGGTTTCCAACCAAGCCCAACGCGGCTACCAGCAGTCGGTGCAGACCCTGTCGCGTCGCCCGCTGGAATCGGCCGGGGTGGCGTTTGGTATCGGCTTGGTCGCCGGCTTGGCGATCGGGTTGTCGTTGAGCTCGCGGTCGCAGCCGCCCGAATCCTTTTGGCAACGCCGCTGGTCTTAACGTTCAATAGCCACGCGGGAACCCTGCATTGGTCAAACATCAATCGACATCGCTAATCGCCCGAGTGTTTTTTACGCTCGGTAACCTCTTGATGGTGATGTCGCTGTTGTATTTCGGAAAACCCGTGCTGGTCCCGGTGGCGCTCAGTGTGCTGCTGGCCTTCATCCTTACGCCGCTGGTCGAAATCCTCGAACGGTGGCGGATGGGGCGGACAGCGGCGGTCTTGGTGGCCACGGGATTCGCCTTCGCCACCATTGGGCTGGCGATCTGGGCCCTAGCAGCCCAGACCAGCAGCTTGGCGGCCGAACTGCCCAATCACAAGCACGAAATCAAAGCTAAAATTGCGTCGCTGCAAGTCGACGAGGGTTCCACCTTCAGTCGCTTGACCGACATGTTTGACGAGCTGTTCCCCAGCGACTCCGCGGTGGTCGTCACGCCTGCGGATGCCGACGCGGAACCGGACAATGCCGGAGACGCTCTGCGGGACGTGGACGCTATGGAGCCGACGTTTCGTGTTCCCCAAGTGGTCGAACCGCAACCACCGCCGCCGGCGGAGACATCGATCGTCGTGGCGGCTCCCGCCAGCAATACGGTTTCTTCCACCATCGAAATCCTGCTGCCGGTGATCTCGCCCCTAGCCACTGCGGCTTTGGTCGTCGTGTTGGTGATGTTTCTATTGCTCCGCCGCGAGGACGTGCGATACCGCATGATATCGTTGATGGGAGACGCGGCTCTGACGGGCACCACCCGCCTGATGCGTGATACAGCCGAACGGGTCAGCAAGTATTTATTGAACCTGCTGTTGGTCAACGCCGCGTTTGGGTTGTGGTTCGGCTTGGGATTGTATTTACTGGACGTGCCCTACGCAGCATTGTGGGGGTTTCTAACATTAGTGCTGCGTTTTATTCCGTTTCTGGGTAGTCCCGCATCGGTACTGTTCCCATTGTTGGTCAGTATCGCCACGTCCAGCGGCTGGAGCCAACCGATTTGGGTCGTGGTCTTTTTCACGGTCTCGGAACTGGTTACGGCGAATATCATTGAACCAGTCCTGTTCGGCAAAACCACCGGACTAACGCCCATCGCCCTGTTGGTAGCCGCCCTGTTTTGGGCCTGGATTTGGGGCCCCATCGGATTGTTGTTGTCGACGCCGCTGACGGTATGCCTGGTGGTTTTGGGGCAACACCTGCCTCACCTGCGTTCGTTAAAAGTGTTGTTGGCCGAACAACCGGTGTTGGATGCTCGTTTGCAATTTTTCCAGCGGCTGTTGGCCAGCGACGCAGAGGAAGCGGAGCGAGTGTTTACGCAGTACCGAGACTCCTTCGGCGACGCCCGCGCCTTTGACGAAGTGCTCGTACCCGCCCTTTCCTGGACGCGACTGGAGCGTGACAAGGAGTCGATCACGGCCGAAGAAGAGCGTTTTGTTTGGACGTCCACGCGTGAGGTTCTGGAAAACCTGGATACGCCATCGAGCGTCACGGACAGCAACTCGCGACCACGCATCTACGGCTATCCGGTTCATCATGAATCGGAAGAGATCGGCTTGGCCATGCTGCAACACCTAATCGAAGACCGCTGCGAAGTTCGGCTCTGTACCACCAAGCAGTTGCCTTCGCGAGCCTTGGAACAGATCGCAGCTTGGGCCCCCGACGCGGTTGTCCTGGCCGTGTTGCCGCCCGGTGGGCTGCCCCAAGTGAAGTACATGTGCAGCGAGATTCACGCGCACTGTCCCGACACCCACATTATTGTGGCCTATCTGGGGATGGTGAAGGACTATGACGACCTATTGGTCGATGTTCGCGAAGTTGGCGCAAGTTATCTCACCACAAGTGTGACTCAAGCCGTTCACCAAATTGATATGTTGATCGAAGACAATGTCCCAGTCGCATCCTGAGCCCGGTGAGAAACGCACGCGTTCGATTCGCTGGGCGATCCCGCTGGCGCTCGCCGGAGCTCTGGCCGTTCTGTTGATCAGCGGCTATGTCACCTACCGCAACCTCCACCAGTCGGTACTCGCTGACGAAGCGGTGTCGCATACCCGCGAAGTGCTGGCAACGATCGAGGGCGTGCTGGCGGATTTAAGCGAAGCCGAATCGGCAGGCCGCGGCTTTCTCCTCTCCGGCAATCCTGTCTACCGAGCTCAGTTTGATGAAGCCGTCGAAAACACACTGGCACGACATGCCGATCTGAAATCGCTGACCGTCGACGATCCCCGGCAGCAAGAACTTGTCTCGGAGTTATCAGATCTGATCCAACCCAAGATCGATCTGATGAAGACTTTTGTTTCATTCCGCGACGCACCGCAACGCAACAGTGTCCAGGAAGCCGTCATGTTGGACGCGGAAACCCAAGAGATGGCAGCGATCCGGGGGCTGATCGCGGAGATTCATCGCGGCGAAGATGCTGCTCTGGCGCAACGCATCGCCCGTCGCGAACAGCAGTGGCGGCAGACCCGTTGGTCACTATTAATTTCAACCGTCGTCGGCTGCGGCCTAGTGCTGGCAACCTATTTTCTGCTCCGTCGGCATTGGTCCATGCAACGCACCTCGGCGCTCGAACTGCGAAAGTCGAGCCGTGAGAAAGTAGCTCTGGCACGCTACAACCAACGCCTGCTGGAATCGACCGGCGAAGGCATCTACGGCGTCGACAACAGCGGCCGCTGTACCTTTATGAACCGCGCCGGTGCCTTGATCTTGGGGGGGCAGCCGGAGGATTTTCTTGACCGCGAAATGCATCCGCTGATTCATCACTCCACCGCCGACGGCCAGCCCTACCCGCTGACCGACTGCCCGATCTATCAAGCGTCTCATAGCGGCGATGGTTGCCGCGTTGATGACGAAGTTTTCTGGCGACTCGATGGCAAGCCCGTACCGGTCGAGTACTCATCATTCCCGCTGAAAGATCAACAGCAACTCGACGGCGCCGTGATCACCTTCAATGACATCACCGCGCGACTTCGCTCTCGTCAGGAGTTACAAGCTGCCAAAGACGCGGCCGAAGCGGCGAACGAATCCAAGAGTCAATTTCTGGCCAACATGAGCCACGAACTGCGGACGCCGCTAAATGCCGTCATCATGTACAGCGAACTGCTGGCAGAAGAAGCGGAAGACCAAGACCTGCCGGACTTCATCCCCGATCTGAAACGCATCCGCGGCGCCGGCCGACATCTACTGGAACTGGTCAACGGCCTGCTGGATCTGTCCAAAGTGGAAGCGGGCAAGATGGAACTGTTTCCCGAACCGTTCGACGTCCGCAAACTGATCACCGAAGTGGCCGCCACGGTGGAACCGCTGGTCGAAGAAAATCGCAACCGCCTGCAGGTCGACATCGCCGACGATCTGGACACCGTCGTGGGCGACGTTACCAAACTGCGACAGGTGCTGATGAATCTGCTGTCCAACGCCAGCAAATTTACCAACGACGGCACCGTCAGCTTGCATGCCCACCGCGAAGTCGACACCGAAGAGTTGGTGTTTCGCGTTCGTGATACGGGCATCGGTATGACCGAAGAACAGCTCGCTCGTTTGTTCCAACCCTTTATGCAAGCCGACGCATCGACGACTCGCAAGTACGGCGGCACCGGCCTGGGACTGGCCATCATCAAACGCTTTACCGATCTAATGGGCGGCGAAGTGCAGGTCAGCAGCGTCCCCCAGGAAGGCACTACCTTTACCGTCCGGTTACCCGCTAACCTTGCGGCAGCCGAGCCGGAATCTCAGGCGGACCAGAACGACGGCGAGCAGGCTTCGGATGGCCAGACTCATTCCGGCGCCCCCGCGAAGACATCTCACACAGAGTCATCCCACACAGAGTCATCCCCCGCGGCGACGGACCACCCCGCTACCGCTTCGAGTAGCGAAGATCCAGAGACCAGCGACAAGACCGATGCAGTGCAGGTGGTGTTGGTGATCGACGATGACCCGGCGGTTCGAGACATTTTGACTCGCGTACTGATCGCCGAAGGCATTCGCCCGCTGACCGCCAGCGACGGAGCGGTGGGCCTCGAGCGGGCTC from Roseimaritima ulvae includes these protein-coding regions:
- a CDS encoding response regulator; this encodes MSQSHPEPGEKRTRSIRWAIPLALAGALAVLLISGYVTYRNLHQSVLADEAVSHTREVLATIEGVLADLSEAESAGRGFLLSGNPVYRAQFDEAVENTLARHADLKSLTVDDPRQQELVSELSDLIQPKIDLMKTFVSFRDAPQRNSVQEAVMLDAETQEMAAIRGLIAEIHRGEDAALAQRIARREQQWRQTRWSLLISTVVGCGLVLATYFLLRRHWSMQRTSALELRKSSREKVALARYNQRLLESTGEGIYGVDNSGRCTFMNRAGALILGGQPEDFLDREMHPLIHHSTADGQPYPLTDCPIYQASHSGDGCRVDDEVFWRLDGKPVPVEYSSFPLKDQQQLDGAVITFNDITARLRSRQELQAAKDAAEAANESKSQFLANMSHELRTPLNAVIMYSELLAEEAEDQDLPDFIPDLKRIRGAGRHLLELVNGLLDLSKVEAGKMELFPEPFDVRKLITEVAATVEPLVEENRNRLQVDIADDLDTVVGDVTKLRQVLMNLLSNASKFTNDGTVSLHAHREVDTEELVFRVRDTGIGMTEEQLARLFQPFMQADASTTRKYGGTGLGLAIIKRFTDLMGGEVQVSSVPQEGTTFTVRLPANLAAAEPESQADQNDGEQASDGQTHSGAPAKTSHTESSHTESSPAATDHPATASSSEDPETSDKTDAVQVVLVIDDDPAVRDILTRVLIAEGIRPLTASDGAVGLERAREHQPDLIILDVMMPKIDGWSVLSALKSDPQLTDIPVIMQSVRDDRDLGYMLGASEYLVKPVDRGKLVSLLRQHIGDSDASVLIVDDDPGTRRALAKSLHEENWKVVQARDGVEAMAAVQLQLPTVILLDLVMPRMDGFEFLHTLHQHPPWREIPVVVLTAKDLTAEDQQRLNGGVERVLEKSSLNRHRFLDEVRRLVTTLGKHHPGQLEPIKERDR
- a CDS encoding AI-2E family transporter; the protein is MVKHQSTSLIARVFFTLGNLLMVMSLLYFGKPVLVPVALSVLLAFILTPLVEILERWRMGRTAAVLVATGFAFATIGLAIWALAAQTSSLAAELPNHKHEIKAKIASLQVDEGSTFSRLTDMFDELFPSDSAVVVTPADADAEPDNAGDALRDVDAMEPTFRVPQVVEPQPPPPAETSIVVAAPASNTVSSTIEILLPVISPLATAALVVVLVMFLLLRREDVRYRMISLMGDAALTGTTRLMRDTAERVSKYLLNLLLVNAAFGLWFGLGLYLLDVPYAALWGFLTLVLRFIPFLGSPASVLFPLLVSIATSSGWSQPIWVVVFFTVSELVTANIIEPVLFGKTTGLTPIALLVAALFWAWIWGPIGLLLSTPLTVCLVVLGQHLPHLRSLKVLLAEQPVLDARLQFFQRLLASDAEEAERVFTQYRDSFGDARAFDEVLVPALSWTRLERDKESITAEEERFVWTSTREVLENLDTPSSVTDSNSRPRIYGYPVHHESEEIGLAMLQHLIEDRCEVRLCTTKQLPSRALEQIAAWAPDAVVLAVLPPGGLPQVKYMCSEIHAHCPDTHIIVAYLGMVKDYDDLLVDVREVGASYLTTSVTQAVHQIDMLIEDNVPVAS
- a CDS encoding glutathione synthetase produces the protein MKIGFVVNDVNTEQAVYTTTRLALAATNMGHTAYLLGVGDFVYDPNGSIHAHAKTASGDDFDSLEDYLASVQDKQNERIKVALDDLDVLLLRNDPADDAVERPWAQNSGMLFGQLAAARGVIVLNDPENLVNAINKTYFQHFPEQVRPKTCISRDPAEIKRFIKDQHDKAVIKPLQGSGGQSVFLIDEDEQANINQMIDAVLRDGYCIVQEYLPAAVNGDVRMFVMNGRPLMQDGHYAAFRRVNNTGDARSNMHSGGKSEAVEVTDQMLQLVEMVRPKLVRDGMFLVGLDIVDDKLMEINVFSPGGLGSSQHHTGVDFSETIIRDLERKVKYKEYYGEGIRNVDLATL
- a CDS encoding CsbD family protein; protein product: MVTKQELSGSWNKVVGTVKEKYGQISDNELRQVEGNVDQLVGLVQRKTGQSREQIEAMLDECCQSSDSAVQRAKDSASQYAEGAGEYVREQYQQVSNQAQRGYQQSVQTLSRRPLESAGVAFGIGLVAGLAIGLSLSSRSQPPESFWQRRWS